A window of Phycobacter azelaicus contains these coding sequences:
- a CDS encoding 2-hydroxychromene-2-carboxylate isomerase: protein MTKSFDFYFDFASPYGYLASRKVGALAAAIGRDVNWRPFLIGAVYKAHGGAPLAHPLKSDYVFKDVFRRAKIDGVEGMQRPANFPASSVPPSRLAYWIERQDPDKMGAFVEAAYKAFWIDGCDTADPNVALDAAESLGFDRDEALAGAGDQAVKDRLREVTETALERGVFGSPFIMIDDEPFWGGDRFADVEALYG, encoded by the coding sequence ATGACAAAATCATTCGATTTCTATTTCGACTTCGCATCGCCCTATGGCTATCTGGCCAGCCGCAAGGTGGGGGCGCTCGCCGCAGCCATCGGGCGTGATGTGAACTGGCGGCCCTTCCTGATCGGCGCGGTCTACAAGGCCCACGGTGGGGCTCCGTTGGCTCATCCCCTGAAGAGTGACTACGTTTTCAAGGATGTGTTCAGACGCGCCAAAATAGACGGCGTGGAGGGCATGCAGCGCCCTGCAAATTTCCCGGCCAGTTCGGTGCCGCCCTCACGTCTGGCCTATTGGATCGAACGCCAGGACCCTGACAAGATGGGGGCCTTTGTCGAAGCAGCCTACAAGGCCTTCTGGATTGATGGATGCGATACCGCCGATCCGAATGTTGCGTTGGATGCTGCCGAAAGCCTCGGCTTCGACCGGGACGAGGCGCTGGCAGGTGCAGGAGATCAGGCGGTCAAGGACCGCCTGCGCGAGGTGACCGAAACAGCGCTGGAGCGCGGTGTCTTCGGCTCTCCTTTCATCATGATCGACGATGAACCCTTCTGGGGCGGCGACCGTTTCGCCGACGTTGAGGCTCTCTATGGCTGA
- a CDS encoding MFS transporter, producing the protein MADTMTSNRPGRLHYAWIVAIAGGVATFCGLGLARFAFGMLLPSMSASLGLDYGQSGVLGFAYLIGYLVAVALVPVVLRRFGNRVTTSASLVLIAVTMLGIALGQDFLLLWLLYALTGVGSGGVVVPVMSLASHWFHPSHRGLAAGILMSGPGLGVIISGFVVPKLTPMAGFETWQLGWLLFAAISAGVAVLAFALLRDRPENIGADPFGRAMEDHTAIRVEMSRRTKLRMLIHMGLIFALYGATYMAYVTFIVTSMVDTYGMSPEDAGRLWAGFGFLSLFSGILFGSISDRLGRRAGMALAFGVLATAYLLVGFGAWMPGLYLSILLFGLAAWSIPVIMSASAGDYFGPAGAANALAALVFVFSAGQAAGPLLAGYLADLTGDFTLGYAAAGLIALLTILLIRALRPPQVSG; encoded by the coding sequence ATGGCTGATACCATGACCTCCAACAGGCCGGGCAGGCTTCACTACGCTTGGATCGTTGCAATCGCTGGCGGTGTGGCCACTTTCTGCGGTTTGGGGCTGGCGCGTTTTGCGTTCGGAATGCTCCTGCCGTCTATGTCGGCATCGCTGGGCCTGGACTACGGCCAGAGCGGCGTGCTGGGCTTTGCCTATCTGATTGGCTATCTGGTGGCAGTTGCCCTGGTGCCCGTTGTTCTGCGCCGGTTTGGAAACCGCGTCACAACCAGCGCCAGCCTTGTCCTCATCGCGGTCACCATGCTGGGGATCGCGCTTGGGCAGGACTTCCTGCTTCTGTGGCTACTTTATGCTTTGACCGGCGTGGGTAGCGGCGGCGTGGTCGTGCCGGTGATGAGCCTGGCATCGCATTGGTTCCACCCCTCTCACCGAGGCCTTGCGGCGGGTATCCTGATGTCTGGCCCCGGATTGGGCGTGATCATCTCCGGGTTTGTCGTGCCGAAACTCACCCCCATGGCCGGGTTCGAAACATGGCAATTGGGCTGGCTGTTGTTCGCGGCCATATCGGCGGGCGTTGCTGTTCTGGCCTTTGCCCTGTTGCGTGACCGCCCCGAAAACATTGGTGCCGATCCCTTTGGACGCGCCATGGAAGACCACACGGCCATCCGGGTTGAAATGAGCCGGAGGACCAAGCTTCGGATGCTGATCCACATGGGGCTGATCTTTGCCCTCTACGGTGCGACCTACATGGCCTATGTCACCTTCATCGTCACCAGCATGGTCGATACCTATGGCATGTCGCCCGAGGATGCCGGGCGCCTTTGGGCGGGGTTCGGGTTCCTCAGCCTGTTTTCCGGCATCCTGTTCGGATCAATCTCTGACCGATTGGGCCGCCGTGCCGGGATGGCACTGGCCTTTGGGGTTTTAGCAACCGCCTATCTTCTGGTCGGCTTCGGCGCGTGGATGCCCGGCCTTTACCTGTCGATCCTGCTGTTCGGCCTGGCCGCCTGGAGCATTCCGGTGATCATGTCCGCCTCTGCAGGGGATTATTTCGGCCCGGCAGGAGCCGCGAACGCCCTTGCCGCTCTGGTGTTCGTGTTCTCGGCTGGTCAGGCCGCCGGGCCGCTGCTTGCGGGTTATCTGGCCGACCTGACGGGGGATTTCACCCTCGGCTATGCCGCGGCAGGCCTCATCGCCCTTTTGACCATTCTCCTGATCCGGGCATTGCGGCCACCGCAGGTGTCCGGGTGA